Proteins found in one Cyprinus carpio isolate SPL01 chromosome B10, ASM1834038v1, whole genome shotgun sequence genomic segment:
- the LOC109098146 gene encoding rab11 family-interacting protein 1-like — translation MSLAEQSQQWFPTSVQVTVHQARGLRSKGKNGTNDAYAIMQVAKDKFSTSVAEKSVAPVWKEEAAFDLPLFHPGNAERCTLQVCVMHRALMGPDKMLGQATINLLELQDNKSRNKTEWFKLMGKTGKADKDRGEVLLDIQFMKNNMTASMYDLSGQDKSRSRLGKIKDKLKGKKKDGMSDSASAIVPSVSHVLTDSEGEEEPDATPGAKKKNKLKSLFAPKPGLHRNMSQSMSTLATLPEKDSAISLSRSSGLNIESPEGKKKFKFLKHKRTGSSDSKVSQGTGSLGLGMVQSNTCINGSHVYTEESDTRGSRAGSTFSLNSSGHGSMEDLRRGHHRKTSSTSVDSSDQTQENAVEEMRRSQEEQKKQEEKRRQAEEDERKQIEREEERKRLEREEEKRKIQKLEEERKKIEREEERKWMEREEEKRKLEKQEEDKRRRIEKEERTRLENEKLQKEKEIRKLEMDRRRAEEERLLKEKEKMGAEEKRKLKEKADQERIRKEKEEIERQKKEKQQPEAKPRSTRLNMSKNASDEINSDRIPFTNPIEDPLLFDESSSNPFEQPTISQPEALSRSTKVSAVKPRPHAVKPLSTTDKQPDLRETQDASRSAKITDDLQVKMKAPEAKGTGPYSQLTHEELINLLEKQKQQLSQKDAKIGELEQYIDNLLVRVMEDSPNILMSLSLMKKSV, via the exons CCTCGGTGGCGGAGAAGAGCGTCGCGCCGGTGTGGAAAGAGGAGGCCGCGTTCGACCTGCCGCTCTTTCACCCCGGTAACGCGGAGCGCTGCACCCTACAGGTGTGTGTGATGCACCGGGCTCTGATGGGACCCGACAAAATGCTCGGACAGGCGACCATCAACCTCCTGGAACTCCAAGACAATAAATCCCGTAATAAAACTGA ATGGTTCAAATTGATGGGCAAGACGGGGAAGGCTGATAAAGACAGGGGTGAGGTGCTTCTAGACATTCAGTTCATGAAGAACAACATGACGGCCAGCATGTACGACCTCTCTGGGCAGGACAAGTCACGCTCACGGCTTGGGAAGATCAAGGATAAGCtgaaagggaaaaagaaagatgGGATGTCGGATTCTGCTTCTGCCATTGTGCCTTCAGTCAGCCACGTACTGACTGACAGTGAGGGAGAAGAAGAACCCGATGCCACACCTGGAGCCAAAAAGAAGAATAAACTCAAATCCCTCTTCGCACCCAAGCCGGGTTTGCACCGTAACATGTCCCAGTCCATGTCCACACTCGCCACCCTGCCTGAAAAAGACTCGGCCATCAGTCTGAGCAGATCGTCTGGCCTAAATATAGAGTCTCCTGAAG gcAAAAAGAAGTTCAAATTTCTGAAGCACAAGCGAACCGGAAGCTCTGACAGCAAGGTTTCCCAGGGTACTGGGTCTCTTGGACTGGGCATGGTGCAGAGCAACACGTGCATCAACGGCAGTCACGTCTACACAGAAGAGTCAGACACCAGAGGATCCAGGGCCGGTTCCACCTTCAGCCTGAACAGCTCCGGCCACGGATCCATGGAGGATCTGCGCAGAGGTCATCACAGGAAAACCTCCAGCACCTCAGTGGACTCCTCGGACCAAACTCAAGAGAATGCAGTGGAAGAGATGCGCAGAAGTCAAGAGGAACAGAAGAAACAGGAGGAGAAAAGAAGACAGGCTGAAGAGGACGAGAGGAAACAGattgagagagaagaggagaggaaacggttggaaagagaggaagagaagagaaagataCAGAAACTGGAAGAGGAGAGGAAAAAGattgagagagaggaggaaagaaagtggatggagagagaggaagagaaaaggAAGCTAGAGAAACAGGAAGAAGATAAACGGAGGAGAATTGAGAAAGAGGAGAGAACGAGACTTGAGAATGAAAAgttgcagaaagaaaaagagataagAAAGTTGGAGATGGACAGAAGACGTGCTGAAGAGGAGAGACTactgaaggaaaaagaaaagatggGAGCAGAGGAGAAGAGGAAGCTGAAAGAGAAAGCAGACCAGGAGAGAATcaggaaagagaaagaagaaatagaaagacagaagaaagagaaacagcAGCCCGAGGCGAAACCCAGGAGTACTCGACTGAATATGAGTAAAAATGCATCTGATGAGATTAACTCAGACCGCATCCCATTCACCAATCCCATTGAAGACCCCCTCTTATTCGACGAGAGCTCCTCCAATCCCTTCGAGCAACCCACCATTTCTCAACCTGAAGCCCTCAGTCGGTCCACCAAAGTCTCTGCAGTCAAGCCAAG GCCCCATGCAGTGAAACccctgagcaccactgacaagcAGCCAGACCTCAGAGAGACCCAAGACGCTTCCAGATCTGCTAAAATTACAGATGACCTGCAAGTTAAGATGAAG GCCCCAGAGGCTAAAGGGACGGGACCTTACTCCCAGCTAACCCATGAAGAACTCATTAACTTGTTAGAAAAGCAGAAGCAGCAGCTTTCTCAGAAGGATGCTAAGATTGGGGAACTGGAGCAGTATATAGACAATCTTCTTGTCCGTGTCATGGAGGATAGCCCCAACATCTTAATGTCCTTGAGCTTGATGAAGAAGTCAGTTTGA
- the LOC122138751 gene encoding uncharacterized protein LOC122138751, whose translation MPPKNKTQKGKPDVPPKAPAIPEATKAFPSIATIDDGDSDSCSLQRDKCPAPLPPKNKQEVQNTHADQTTTPLHNGGWRATRFQEIDQTNKVCPVSQDESRTSDAANFGNTSISHFSQGHPSNRQETNPFICAEVITTKHNKGPAPKPSLQSKSCKTSASETKTSNQAERETSATSNSIDQIDESTDKLDDLPADEQPSTKLEHFEGLFSRESKHKDLPEKSYLDFLGEDIPSMSDPVLEKVFYYVNDPKNAENVLLESGVSKKKRQAPLPPAKSASSQQPEAALNSTSQPSIQDQDKSLTVNSSKSTSGFSQSLVNSSSTSSQAVARLKLEAGHGSERRSLPQARVSPIDVQPVTGQKNGSESEKTVNSAFKPSR comes from the coding sequence ATGCCTCCCAAGAACAAGACACAGAAGGGAAAACCAGATGTCCCTCCAAAAGCACCAGCGATTCCTGAAGCCACAAAAGCTTTTCCATCTATAGCAACTATAGATGATGGAGACTCTGATTCCTGTAGTTTACAAAGGGACAAATGTCCCGCCCCTTTACCACCAAAAAACAAGCAAGAAGttcaaaacacacatgcagaccAAACTACCACTCCTCTTCATAACGGTGGATGGAGAGCTACTAGATTCCAGGAAATAGACCAGACTAACAAAGTGTGCCCAGTTTCACAAGATGAGTCAAGGACCTCTGATGCAGCCAATTTTGGGAACACCAGTATATCGCATTTTAGCCAGGGTCATCCCAGTAACAGACAAGAAACCAACCCTTTTATATGTGCCGAGGTCATAACAACTAAACACAACAAGGGTCCAGCTCCAAAGCCTTCATTACAGTCAAAGTCTTGCAAGACATCTGCATCTGAAACTAAAACAAGTAACCAAGCTGAACGTGAAACCAGTGCTACCTCAAATTCCATTGATCAAATAGATGAGTCTACTGACAAGCTTGATGATCTTCCTGCAGATGAACAGCCTTCAACCAAATTGGAGCACTTCGAAGGCCTTTTCTCAAGAGAAAGTAAACACAAGGATTTACCAGAAAAGTCTTATCTAGACTTTCTTGGAGAAGACATACCTTCAATGTCTGATCCAGTCCTTGAAAAGGTTTTCTACTATGTGAATGATCCCAagaatgctgaaaatgtattgcTTGAGAGTGGCGTTTCCAAAAAGAAGAGACAGGCCCCGTTGCCTCCTGCCAAATCAGCATCCAGCCAGCAACCAGAAGCTGCACTGAACTCAACCAGTCAACCCAGCATACAAGATCAAGACAAGTCATTAACTGTTAATAGTAGCAAGTCAACTTCAGGTTTTTCCCAATCCCTGGTGAACTCCTCTTCAACCTCCAGTCAGGCTGTCGCTCGTTTGAAACTGGAAGCAGGTCATGGGTCAGAGCGCCGGTCTCTCCCACAAGCCCGAGTGTCACCTATTGATGTTCAGCCCGTCACTGGGCAGAAAAATGGGAGTGAAAGTGAGAAAACCGTTAATTCTGCCTTCAAACCCAGCAGGTGA